The Vitis vinifera cultivar Pinot Noir 40024 chromosome 8, ASM3070453v1 genome segment GGTTTCATCGAGAGTGGGTTTTGGATGATCGTGTTTGGCCATACATTATACAGTCAGGATTTTATGTCTTTCATCGAGTAGGTCATGTTAAGGTTGATTGACCTTTGATTACTGCACTGGTATAGAGATGGCGCTCAGAGACGCACACATTCCACATGCTAGTTGGTGAGATGACCATCACATTGCAGGACGTAGTCATCTTATTTGGATTACATGTACATGGTCATCCTGTCACTGGTTCTACAGATATTGATTGGCATGCACTTTGTGAAGAGTTATTAGGTGTTCAACCGACAAAGATTAATATTTGTGGAACATCCCTTAGAGTTCGTTTTATTACTACCCATTTCTCCTACTTACCACCAAGGGTTGTAGATGAAGTCACATTACAGCGCCATGCTAGagcatatcttttattgttatttGGTGGTTCATTATTTCCAGATAAGAATGGAACCTACATCCAATTAGCAATTCTACCCATATTAAGAGATTTTGGTGAGACTGCACAATATAGTTGGGGGAGTGCAACACTAACACATCTTTATCGAGAGTTTTGTCGAACTAGCTTAGATAGTGCAAATTATATATGTTTACTGGATATTTTTTGAGACTTTGATTAAACTACTAAAATTTACATTTTGTCGTagactttttctaattaatttcattaaccaattttgtcaaaaaatctattatttcgataaagataaatttgtcataatacaaataaattaatatcttaaaaaacaacaaattaaatatcttaaattaataaattatacaattttatatattatttatatgttatataaatttattattttaaaattattaatttattaataaataaaatattcatttgtaatatattctatttatcaatttatgtttgttgaagtaatactagattattaagtttaaatataaataatttattattaaagtatatatttttaatttcaataataaattataatttaatagtttttaattaaatttgaaagtaaaaaaaaattataattgaaatctcaattacagtttaaaaatatactattatttcgataaagataacttaaaaacaacaaattaaatatcttaaattaataaattatacaattttatatattatttatatgttatataaattttttattttaagattattaatttattaataaataaaatattcatttataatatcttctatttatcaatttatgtttgttgaattaatactagattcttaagtttaaatataaataatatattatttaagtatattttttaaatttcaatcataaattgtaatttaataatttttaattaaattttaaattttaaaaaataaaataaaacatcagTTGCCAAATGCgactttagttaaaaaatgaagtctcaattGCCAATTGAGGCTTCAGtttaaaaatgaagtctcagttggCAATTGCgactttagttaaaaaataaagtttcagTTGCTAATTGAGGCTtcagtttaaaaataaagtctCGGTTGGTAACTGTaactttagttcaaaaataaaggTTTAGTTGAGAACTGCAGTTTAATTCAAAAACTAAAACCTCAATTGGCAATTGCACCTTCAGTTCAAAAATAGTCTTAGTTGTCAATTGAGGTTTTaactaaaataatgaaaaaaaaaattatgacatgATGCATACATGACACCAAAGAAACcaatttgaacataagtttcaaaaagtggttagatattatatttttctttttaataaatggatcattttgacccaaaactcagGAATTGAAGATAACGTACTAAGAAAGGTAGGTATTTTATATGCATGCATTAATAAGAGCTTGAATAActttgattaatttaaatttatttatcttcaaGACAttaaatacataattttaattttaattttttaatatggaaatttttggaaggaaaaattaagatattttataaatgtaaagtgttttaaatatagaaatataatatgttttagATGGTataatccaataaaataaattgttaatCCTTATTTTGGTATCAAGTATATACTATTATCTTTTTTATGtatacatattatattattatccAATACTtatcaaatttcatcaaatgataattttttagaattctcttctaatattttttatatttttataaaattcaattaataatatttgactATGGTATTAGTGGGTacctatcaaaattttcatctctAACATAGAAGATATACAacagaaagaataaaattaaaatataaataaattagattaaaaTACAAGCTCTAGCACTGCCCATGTGTGAGCTGACAAGTGCAACGCATTATGTCATGGACTTAACATAgactaaaagaaaagaaaggaaaccGACTCAATGATCCCAATAATATTTGTCCACGTAGATATATTTGATTGGAGGTTTTGACAGGTACTCAGTACTCTTCCGGAacccttaatttatttttatatttgaaaagaaaagcaGTTGTAAGTTTGTAACTTGGTTCACCAAGTTAGGGTTTGCATGAGATGGTACAAAAAAATGGGTAACCAATAGGCAACATGCATGTGGCCAATGCGAGAGCCCAGAGGAATGGGTCAACCTCTTGTCAGCTCTGAAAAtgacaaatataatataaataaataaataaaaatagaagggGAGGAGATCAAAATTGACTCCGCTACAACTCTACTTTACCCACAGGCGCAGCAGTTCTCTGTCCCCTTGACAAACTCCTTCAGAGTCTGTGAATTGAATTGGATTTGACGAAATGTTTGTGAGTAGGCCTGTGGTGCACCCAGTGGAAGCGCCACCGCTGAGAGAGGGAGGCAACAATGCTCCCAGAGTGAGGATGAAGGACGTTCAAGGCATGGCTGGCACGCCTGGTGGCCTTGTTCTTCGCCTCTTCCAATTCCTTTCCGCCGTCGTTTCCCTCTGCGTTATGGTTACCATCTCTGATTTCTACTCCGTTACAGCTTTTTGGTGTGATTTTCTCGTCCGTTTTCCTTTTAAATATGTAATTACTTTGGAGTTGAATGTTGATCTCCTGTAGAGAAAAATTCTGTTTGGTAAAGGGTAATGATCCATAACGCTAGTCTAATTCTGTTATAATCATGAACTCGGTGTAAAGCCCCCCATCAGACTTGTAAGAAAGGTGAAATGATCCTATTTGTGAGAAGATGAAACGTGAAAATTTGGTGTCTTTCCCCTTATTGTGTTGTCTTGGTAATTGCCCAGATGGGGTTTACCCAGAAAGAGAAATTGATTGGTGGTAATTGTGAGGGTTGATGATATGATCTATGAAGCTGATACCATGAGCGCTCACTAAGTGAACAGAGTGAACCCTTTCTCTGGGTGTATTTTGCATTTGCTGCTAAAATTTGAATACTCCTGTTGCAAGCTGTAGCATGGATGTATATTGATTCTGTAAATTACTCTTCTATAGGTTAAAAAGAAGACTCCACCATGTCAAACTAGCTTTGTTGTTCTAAGTAGTGATGTGAATTGAATTCATTCCATCCTACTACACTTTCCTAATCTGCTCCATGTTATGGATAACATTAGGTGGTAAAGTGAAGTCAAATTGTAGGTGGGTGTTGTATAAAATAATGACCAGTTAAACCGGTATCTGGATGAGGTGGATTTGTGGAGCTGAATATATTATTGAATTAGTTTCCTTATGCTTTTGTTTCCATTTCGTTATTGGCTATTGGAAATGATTGTATATTCTCATGCTAGAATACGCTTTGTCAAATTGTTGTCCCACCTACAATAATCATACAATAGGTGATGAGGATCAAGGCATTCTCACAGTTAATGTAATTTAGTATAAGTATGAAGAAACGTCAATCCAGTCTCTGTCTGAACCTCTATCCTCTTCCTTATACTAACTCAAACTTCAGCTTCATCGCATGGAGTGCTGATTAGATCAAAAGGATTTGTTGGCTCAACCATAGGGCAGCTAGTTGGTTCAACTGTGAAATCTGGTTCCACCAGAGTGGATTTGATCCTTTTGTTTCATGAAAAAGCCCCATgactaattatttttcaatcatGTATGTTATATACTGCCAAAAGAGTTTCACTACAGTCCTGATGAAGTGGTGCAATCTGATGTCTGGTTTTCAATTTAGATTCAATTTGCCGCCTTTGCAATTATTTGTGAACAAAGATAACATacaacttttgtttttttttctgtgtTAGCTATCTTGTGGTGGCTGTCAGCTTGCAAAGTTTGTGGAGCCTGTCACTAGCCATTATGGATATATATGCCCTTTTAGTGAGACGAAGCTTGCGGAATTCTGGAATTATCAGTGTGTTCACTGTTGGTGATGGGGTAAGAGTGTTTAAATGGTCAATTCAAGCAAAAATTGCATGTTTATGGCTTAGTTGGACCTGTTCCTCAAACCTGGTTAAACAACAGGAGACAAATTTATGGTATGTTTCCCATTGTTACTCTTTCCATGAGTTAAAAGGCAACTGTTGGGTGGAATAGAAAAATCTTGTGTTTCCAAGTGAGAAAGTGCAGTTTGGAGTCTTAAAAGAGGTTAATTGTTACAAAACTCCAGGAAGTTGTATACCATATCCAACTTATCCCTCCCAGGATGCTTGGTGGGATCAATATTGATTAATGACCTTACAGGTCATTTTCAATCCTTATAGACACTTTTTGTGTGGTTTCCCTGACCAATGCTGTGTCATACCAGGCAAATTCAATCCTGTGCGTGAAAGATTTTGGTTTGAATTATTGATGTTAAtctgcaatttttattttcatttctagcTACCCAAAATTTCATGATTTAGAAACGGGAAACTGTCTATTAGGAATGCATGTGAATTATGTTGCCTCTAACCTGGCCTGGTTGAGTCTACTGAGCATTTCTTACTACATTGTACTCCCAACATTCTCTTTTCTTcttacttttcttttcatttccagACTTTTGGTTTAATTCCATTATTGCATCTGACTAAGTTATTGGTTGACTAGATTCAGTTCACTGATTTGAACTGCTCAAGTGGAGTTCCATTGGTTTCAAATTCAAGATCATTGATTGACATAAAACTCTTAACAACATTCCCTTACTCCTAACAGGGGATGGCTTTCATCAGCTGTTGTCTCTTTGCATTCCCCTTCTCTCTCCTTTGTTTTGCTGGGAAATGTTTCTTCTAGAAAATCCAGGGACCTATATTTCTGTTTAAGGAAAGAAGGCCCTTATCTTCTAGGATTTGGAAatgaaaattgtattaaaagttCATAGAAATCATATACAACGAGTGCTTATTTTTCAGTAGATATTGCAAACTATCTGAATGATTACTTTCTGACATTTTATGCCTATGCAAGCCTTTAGGAGTATCCCTGTTTCTATTCTGTTAAAATCTGTAAGGACCACAACtacaaaatatcttttaaaatgttGCCATGTTATTTCAGAAATTGATTTAGTTCTCATCTCAGCTTACAGATATGAGCAATATTCTGCTGCAGATCACTTCCACGCTTACATTTTCTGCTGCATGTGCATCTGCTGGGATCACCGTCCTCATTGAAAATGATATGGACAGGTGTGCCATGAACCCCTGCACAAGGTTTGAGACTGCTACAGCTATGGCTTTCATCAGCTGGTTTGCTGTTTCACCATCCTTTTTCTTGAACTTTTGGTCACTGGCTTCCCGATAAAAGAACTCAGAACAGAGAATCAACCATCAAGtacattttcttttgatatCTATACCACCTGCTTTCTTCTATAACACAACAAACATTGGAGATTTGCTAGCTCCTACTTTGTATATAAgctaatttttcataaaaaaaaaatggtgaggTAGTAGGTACTCATTTGTGGGTGCTATAATCTGTGCTGGCAATATTAAATCTCAAGAATATGGAGGAGATTATTTGCATGATGACATGACCACCCTCAAGTTCACAATCAGTTACTAGTCTGTTCTGCGTGTAACGTCTTGGATGTATGCTTACAACATATTCCCACTCCTGTACAGATGATTTCTAAGTGGAGATgcactttcttttcttcctaaCTTTTGTTTGAATATCTTGTGCTATTATTTTGTCTATATTATATCTGATGAAATCCTCCACATTATTTTAGGAAGTTCAACAACTTTAAGgctttggattgtttgtaagaaAAACTTGAGTAAATGTATTTGTAGTCATCAATTCTTATGGTAGCTTAAACAGTTTCTACAGCATAGAACCTTAATCATGTGGTACCACTCCATAACTCTTCTTCACTAGAAAGTCTCTGCAGATTTATCTGtaataatctttttatttaaatgtatGATCCTATATGTTCTATTGTTGTAGTTCCCTAGGCATTGACTATTCCCACGAAATTGAGGTCTAAGTGGGAAGTTCAGTAACATGAGAAATGGGCAGCCTGGCAGCCGTTAAAACTTTCATTTGCTTAGatgatattttaatcatttgagGCATGAAGTACATGTTCTTCGGTTTTATTGTCTTCTGTCCCTGTCTGTTTTGATCTCAATGCCATGGAAACCCCATTTTTATAGCCCATGATAACATTTTCAATGTATGCACTTTCTTTTGATGGAATAGTGAATGATATGGATGGGGAAACATAATGCAGGTCTTCAAAAGTGTTCCAAGTTCTGTAAGAATTGACATAAGTAACAAACCAGAAAATTTCTCTATAAATTGACCCAATACAAGGAATGAAACATTCTGTAATCTGTGAATTACCACTGTTGTTTGtgttgtcattttcctttgctTTCTACCTGTTCTCTGGCGTTTCTGTTAGCACTTTCTTGGTTCCCAACCATTGCTTTCATGCAATCCTTGTGACTATTTGAATGGTGTGATATCACTTGACTTTTTACCCACTCTGGACCtctattatttttgtttgtggACTATGCAATACCTTGAGATGCCATAGGCTCCAACTATCATGTCTTTagcattgaaaatatatttggtttcttttttcaCTGTTCTGTCTTATGAATATCTCACTTTCTGGTATGACTTTctgaagaaaacacaaaaacaaatagTTGTTGCAAAAGGAAAGTGAAATCTGGAGTGATGATACACTTTTGAATGtatcaaaatattatgaaatttaGAATGTATTATCTGCTAATATGACAACATGGGACATCCCGTATTGATAGAAATTTTGATGGATGTAAGCTTCTTAATGTTTTTTCCAAATGTCAGGGGCGTTTACTTGATGGGGTTATCATGAATGGATGGGTGGGACCCAAGTAACATTGgggattgaaaaaaaaataaaaggaagaaaaacaacCATAGTCATCCTGCAAATAACTGTGCATTAATTGAGAAATGATGAGGTTTCCTCAAGTGGAGGAATGCTGTTTCAAGAGATAGATGACAAGATCAGCACCCATAACCAACCCATGAATTTCATGCTCCCATACACTTCTCCCAAGTCCCACCACATCCCTCTCTGGTCTCTGGG includes the following:
- the LOC100256768 gene encoding CASP-like protein 5A1 isoform X2, whose translation is MFVSRPVVHPVEAPPLREGGNNAPRVRMKDVQGMAGTPGGLVLRLFQFLSAVVSLCVMVTISDFYSVTAFCYLVVAVSLQSLWSLSLAIMDIYALLVRRSLRNSGIISVFTVGDGITSTLTFSAACASAGITVLIENDMDRCAMNPCTRFETATAMAFISWFAVSPSFFLNFWSLASR
- the LOC100256768 gene encoding CASP-like protein 5A1 isoform X4, with amino-acid sequence MFVSRPVVHPVEAPPLREGGNNAPRVRMKDVQGMAGTPGGLVLRLFQFLSAVVSLCVMVTISDFYSVTAFCYLVVAVSLQSLWSLSLAIMDIYALLVRRSLRNSGIISVFTVGDGVRVFKWSIQAKIACLWLSWTCSSNLVKQQETNL
- the LOC100256768 gene encoding CASP-like protein 5A1 isoform X3, giving the protein MFVSRPVVHPVEAPPLREGGNNAPRVRMKDVQGMAGTPGGLVLRLFQFLSAVVSLCVMVTISDFYSVTAFCYLVVAVSLQSLWSLSLAIMDIYALLVRRSLRNSGIISVFTVGDGVRVFKWSIQAKIACLWLSWTCSSNLVKQQETNLCLQI
- the LOC100256768 gene encoding CASP-like protein 5A1 isoform X1, which gives rise to MFVSRPVVHPVEAPPLREGGNNAPRVRMKDVQGMAGTPGGLVLRLFQFLSAVVSLCVMVTISDFYSVTAFCYLVVAVSLQSLWSLSLAIMDIYALLVRRSLRNSGIISVFTVGDGLTDMSNILLQITSTLTFSAACASAGITVLIENDMDRCAMNPCTRFETATAMAFISWFAVSPSFFLNFWSLASR